From the genome of Apostichopus japonicus isolate 1M-3 chromosome 17, ASM3797524v1, whole genome shotgun sequence:
TGTGTTGTGTCCAAAGTGTGattgaaataacatattttgagTTGTTAGACCCTATAAAACACTAAATTAACatcaacatgtttttttttctgggaggggtgggggaggggcatagTTTGCAGAATGGTGAAGTAGAATTTAAGTTTTTTTCCATTGCTAGCATTGATGCTACACATAGCACAGGAAAGGGAAAGTATTGTAATGATGATTGGAAGAAACCCAATGCTGTTGTGAAGAAGATTATCATAAACAAGCAACCAAAATTGGCCATATTTGCAAATTCAGAGATtaagaaaggaaatgaaatcAGATATGATTATGGACAACCTGATGCAAGATGGAGGAAGAAGGTAGGACAATGATATAACTGCTCCTTGTTTGTATCGTATTGAACTGTTAACAAACCTTTACCTAAATACATGTTACGACAACTGTCGCCATCCAGTCTGAATAttgtgtggaatgttctcactaGTATAGTTGATAATGACTGCTGACTTTACTAAGtaacaatgaaatatttgtaatttgagaTTTAGTTCTGAAAGCATATCACTTCAAATGCCAAAAGTGTTATCattgaaaaatgatttttaatcttcttagaaaaaaacaaatcaaaacaagccacctgaagttttgagagaatgcaacactgataatgagcCAGAGAGAGCACCTGGGGAATCAGAATGCACCACACAGATTGTCAAGGTAAGAAATAGgccatgttattatatatacatcaatcTTAGATAAATATCATCAGGTGTTTGTTTAGCAAACCAGATTATCACCTGTACCACTGTTGCAGTAGTTTGTACAATGATGTCCTCTAAGGAATAGCCAACTTTATAGCACACATGTGAAGACTTGACACGCcagagtttgaaataaaaaataagccCAATGGTTTGATTTTTCATCCCTTTGTTGGATGATCAGTGATTTGCATTGAAGTAGATGTCCTGATGATGTATCCTGattgatatttgcaattaatAGAAATGTTGCTAGTAAATGTTCTCACTGGTATAGTACATCTCAGTTGTGTTAACCCTGACACAATTGCATTGTTAATGCTTGTATGGTTATTACGGTTCAATGTGTAGAATGATATATACTAGTTTGTTACATTAGTAAGGCACAATATTGCAGAGATATTTATTGTCAACTGCAAAGATTGATATAAGTTTGTGTTTTAATGTATGATTTCAGGTGATATACAATATTACCCAGTACTATGTGTACTTGGTCCTCTAAAGAATAGTCAAGTATCATTGTGTATTGACCAGGCttcattcatttattgtttGAAGTAGGCTTGTTTTCTCTCTGAAGATATAATCAAAACTCTTGGTCCTGTGAAAAGGACCTAACTGTTTGCAttgaaaagtactttcatgTAGTTTAAACCCATTTCTAAAGAGAGGCTTTTATGATGATAttgtgtggaatgttctcactaGTATAGTTGATAACGACTACTGACTTTATTaaccatgaaatatttgtaatttgagaTTCAGTTCTGAGAAGCTTATATCTTTTCATATACTTAAGTATTGTCattgaaatgtgatttttaatcttcttagaaacaaacaaatcaaaacaagccacctgaagttttgagagaatgcaacactgataatgagcCAGAGAGAGCACCTGGGGAATCAGAATGCACCACACAGATTGTCAAGGTAAGAAATAGGCCATGTTATTATACATCAATCTTAGATAAATATCATCAAGTTTATGTTTAACAAACCAGATGATTTAATACTGGTGAAATATCATTGAACCAATAAGTATATCCAAACCATTAGCATTATAGGCTAGATGCCATTATCACCTGTACCACTGTTGCAGTAGTTTGTACAATGATGTCCTCTAAGGAATAGCCAACTTTATAGCACACATGTGAAGACTTGACACGCcagagtttgaaataaaaaatatgcccaATGGTTTGATTTTTCATCCCTTTGATAGATGTTCAGTGATTTACATTGAAGTAGATGTCCTGACTATGTATCTTGattgatatttgcaattaatAGATGTTGCTAGTTATGTTCTCACTGGTTGCTCTCAAATGTTGCTAGTTAATGTTCTCACTGGTATAGTACATCTCAGTTGTGTTAACCCTGACACAATTGCATTGTTAATGCTTGTATGGTTATTAAGGTTCAATGTGTAGAATGATATATACTAGTTTGTTACATTAGTAAGGCACAatatgcagagatatttattgTCAACTGAAAAGATTGATATAAGTTTGTGTTTTAATGTATGATTTCAGGTGATATACAATATTACCCAGTACTATGTGTACTTGGTCCTCTATAGAATAGTTAAGTATCATTTTGGTCAATACATAATGTGTATTGACCAGGCTTCattcatgtattgtttgatGTAGGCTTGTTTTCTCTTTGAAGATATAATCAAAACTCTTGGTTCTGTGAAAAGGACGTAACTGTTGCAttgaaaagtactttcatgTAGTTTAAACCCATTTCTAAAGAGAGGCTTTTATGGTGATAttgtgtggaatgttctcactaGTATAGTTGATAACGACTACTGACTTTATTAACCATGAATTATTTGTAATTTGAGATTCAGTTCTGAGAAGcttatatcttttcaaatacTTAAGTATTTGTCATTGAATTGTGATTTTTAATCTTCttagaaacaaagaaatcaaaacaagcCACCTGCAGTTTTGAGAGAATGCAACACAGCTGATAACGAGCCAGAGAGAGCACCTGGGGAATCAGAATGCACCACACAGATTGTCAAGGTAAGAAATAgccatgttattatatatatatcaatcttAGATAAATATCATCAGGTGTTTGTTTAGCAAACCAGATGATTTAATACTGGTGAAATATCATTGAACCAATAAGTATATCCAAACCATTAGCATTATAGGTTAGATGTCATTATCACCTGTACCACTGTTGCAGTAGTTTGTACAATGATGTCCTCTAAGGAATAGCCAACTTTATAGCACACATGTGAAGACTTGACACGGcagagtttgaaataaaaaatatgcccaATGGTTTGATTTTTCATCCCTTTGATAGATGTTCAGTGATTTACATTGAAGTAGATGTCCAGACTATGTATCCTGattgatatttgcaattaatAGAAATGTTGCTAGTTAATGTTCTCACTGGTATAGTACATCTCAGTTATGTTAGCCCTGACACAATTGCATTGTTAATGCTTGTATAGTTATTACCGTTCATAGGTAGAATGATATATACTAGTTTGTTACATTAGTAAGGCACAatatgcagagatatttattgTCAACTGCAAAGATTGATATAAGTTTGTGTTTTAATATATGATTTCAGCTGATACAATATTACCCAGTACTATGTGTACTTGGTCCTCTAAAGAATAGTCAAGTATCATTGTGTATTGACCAGGCTTCattcatgtattgtttgatGTAGGCTTGTTTTCTCTTTGAAGATATAATCAAAACTCTTGGTTCTGTGAAAAGAACCTAACTGTTTGCATTGAAGGGTACATTCATGTCGTTGAAACCCAATTCTAAAGGGATACTTTTATGATGATAttgtgtggaatgttctcactaGTATAGTTGATAACGACTACTGACTCTACTaaccatgaaatatttgtaatttgagaTTCAGTTCTGAGATGCTTatatcatttcaaatacttAAGTATTGCCATTGAATTGTGATTTTTAATCTtttagaaacaaacaaatcaaaacaagccacctgaagttttgagagaatgcaacactgataatgagcCAGAGAGAGCACCTGGGGAATCAGAATGCATCACACAGATTGTCAAGGTAAGAAATGGGCCATGTTATTATAGATAAAATATTAGAACATAAATATCTTCTTTATTGACCAGGCAGCATTCCTTGCAAATAAATGTTTTCACTGGCATAATTCATTCTAGTTGCGTAACTCTTACAAAGTGTATCATCCACTGTGCAGACTGATACATACTTTTGGTacttaaacatatttatttaaatacaaaactttttaattctgtaaaattttgttcaaacatgcACTTTTTAAAGGAGGAACATTCATAGTTCCGTCAACTCAAACATCCAAAAGCTGATTTAGGTTGTTATTGTCTTCATTTATTGGAAAGGTCTGTACAACATCTTTTACTTCTTCCCTATTTAGGATAATAAAAGTGATGATAGCTATAATCCATTTGAAGACATCGATTTGTTCCCATGGTGTAAAGACACACACAAAGATGTCAGCAGTGGAGGAGATGATAAAGGAGAAAATGGTAGTGACAATGAAGTTTCATCTCAGACTAGTGAAGCATCGGACAACACTCAAGATAAAGAGCAGGAATGGAATGATGACCAAATGTCATATGTTTGCGATTCAGAAGATTCTACAAATAGTTCAGAATATATGattccccttccttcccctaAAATGAGAAGTCATGGTGCAGCGTGCATCAAGGAGCATCCATCAAAATCTGATGTCGAGCACACCATAGTATCAACTACTGATCACAATCAAAAGCAACAGCAAAGACATGGTAAAAACAGAAAATGTAACCAGAAAAAAGTGAGATTTGCGTTGGAAAAAGAAGAATCTGTCAGTTATACAGATTCATCGGACAGCAGTGATGAAAATAATGAACATTGTAGTGATTACCTCCCAACAGAAAGCAGCAGTGATGAGCAGATGTCACCGGAGAGCAACAGTGAAATGGATACTCAAAAAAGGAAAGGACCAGGAACAAGTCTGAAACGGAATGTTGACATGAGGTCATCGGCAAGTGATTCAGAAGCAGGTGGAAACATTGTCCACTCTACTTCTAGCTCATCATCTAAATTGAGACTGCAGAATGCTGAATGCAAAGTGTCAAGCAAGACACCTGTATCGAGTTGTGCAGTTTCTTCAACTACCAGTGAAACTAGATTCAAGAAGATACCTCGGGTGACTGTCATGACAAGCAGTAATGGATTTGCTAGAAAATGGGATAAACACCAGTTCTGTGTTTTTTGTATGgaacaaaaggcaaaactgGGAAGACatttccagtctatgcatgcACATGAACCAGAGGTACAAGAAGCATTCAGCTTCAGCAACAATTCAAAGGAAAGAAAGGAATTGCTACAAATTTTGACCAATAAAGGTAATCATTCACACAACATCGAAGTACTAAACTCAGGGACAGGTATTCTTATTCCCTACAAGAGGCCACCCTTCAGTGTTCCTTTTGAAAGATACCTTCCATGTGAAAACTGTTTTGGTTACTTTTATGATGGAGATATGTGGAAACACACAAAAAAGTGTCCAGCGAAACAAAGCCACAGTGGAAGAAATACCGGATTAAGGTCTACATGTTCATTGTTGCTCCCACTGGCTACCAAGGTTGATGAACAGTTCAAGGTAAAAGTCATTGGAATTATGCGTCGGGATAACATAAGCATTATTTGtcgaaatgatgaaatgattttGACATTGGGACAACGATTGCTTGCAAAGCTTGCAACAGATTCACACAATGGACAGTATGTCAGTCAGAAAATGCGGGAGGTGGGTCGCCTACTGAAGAATATTCAAGAAGTTGATCCAAGTTTAAAGACCCTTGCAGAATGCATACGACCATCATGCTTTGACAATGTAGTTGAGGCTGTTCGCAAGTGTGCAGTTTACAactgtgctttttacgtgcaaaaaaacggacacggaccaaaggtcaacaaaaccaaaaactgtttaacaaccaccaaaaacccaactgaaaacccacaaacagaaatctctcactaacccacaaatgtataaaatatagcgtttaacgtgaccgtgaaaaggacacggacccaaaggccaacagaaccaaaacaataaagctccacaaaccagccccaaaaagccaacaccaaaccacaaacagaaaacccccaacccatattatgtaaggaccacacaaaccccccaccccacacataaCAACTAACTCCAAAactcatccggggtacgccgtcccgatagcagacgacaggcttgcgcattacctgcgaaattttcccaatacgggtcttttcaagcccctaacagtattcccccttttcttacgagggagcagagttcttaactcctcgtcaaccttggtcgagtggacctccctgtcaggaacaggaggtccactagcgaccatcgtgtccggtatagcggaagcggctgcgggtagggtggaagggccactcgagtcaatgagatcagtggcctgttttgtctcatcaaaccaatcggaggactccttagctacaactaataaggctgtagtgcagtcctccattggcgagtcagaatctgggccacttaatgtctcttgggccggttgactcggggcccgactagtatcaccgatagcgggcgtagctaccggtgaaccagtacaagcggcatcctgcgccgcgtgccactccgctagtaccatctccgccgttttgtcctgctctgcctcagtgggcaggctggcagtctcggcaagttcgatcaggggagaggtcggacacgaaagggggaacaaagcctccatcggggcgctagtgtcggacactggggcgatgacaggagcatcatgtggtacggtgtcagaggccgggacagggaccgcttcaaccacgcccgtagccactctcgcggcgtatgagcggtctgggcataaacgggcgagatggcccgttttcccacacgagttgcaaacgatatcccctttacactcggccagggtatgcccaacctgtaaacagcggctacaccgcttgttcgggcacaacctggcctcatgcccttccagcccacacctccaacaagtgcgaggctggcccgggtatgcaacgtgggccctgtgcccattagcccacaaggtagaggggatatcggacttgagttcaactctaactcgtctagtcccggtcttgacacccatacattcaaggaattccggctcctcgtagccggtcactttgccgaaacgccccagtgtccgcacaacaacctgttcagacatgtccagagggagatggaggactgtcacccacaccgaactgtcatacggtgtgaccttcagtccctcaactccctccaacacatggacgcctcggacgcgggcagcctcggaggtaaaccgtacatcaaaacaattcataccccggagaggtttacgctgaagcgcgtcaacctctccagggacctttaaaccaacagaacgcaaaactgaaaaaacttgtacggggacgaccttagcctcccccgaaaaactcaacaatacgattttgctgtcacggcgagccgccatgacagctaggggtgtggcaaagccacgcacctatacacaaaccaaaacgaaacaaacccaaaacacacaaactacactaaaacaaactgtaaactaatgaagggccaacgtaaaaacacaataaaggtgtggtcaacgaaaggtggagagcagccgaaaacacgtccgcactccacgagaactgaactgaactctGAACTCTGAActctgaactgaactgaactgaacacgagaactgaactgaaGTGTGCAGTTTACAACTCATCCACTCAACAGTACCAGATACCATCCCTTGCACTGAAGTTAGGCCATTCCCTAAAAAAATGTGCAGCAATACAAAAGGTGGCAGGCATCAAATTGGAAGATGGAGAACTGAAAGATTATGCAGACAGATTTGAAGAACTTTGCAACTTAGAGTGGGCAGACAGTGTTTTTTTCACATGCATTATCTACATTGTATCAAAGGAAGTGGAATAAGCCCACAATATTACCTTTGTCTGAAGATGTAGTCAACCTTCACAAACACCTCAATGTGAAAATTACGGAAAGCACCAAGAGATTGTCAACAGATCCGGATAAACTGGCATGGTACTCACTAGCTACAGCAACAATGGCTAAAATTATCCTATTTAATAGGAGGAGGAGTGGAGAAGTACAGCGCATGCCTCTGGAAGATTACCAAAGATGCAATACTCACactgctttttacgtgcaaacaaacggacacggaccaaaggtcaacaaaaccaaaaacaatccgagtctgtttaacaaccagcaaaaacccaactgaaaacccacaaacagaaatctctcactaacccacaaatgtataaaatatagggAAATTTGAATCCTCCGTAGGCTAGGGAGTTGTTGTGTTTTGCGGTCCAACAAGTCCACCGTGgtttgcttttgtttgtatatatgtagggCAAGGATGAGCGCTACGCATATGTGCGTTACGTAATTTCAGTCGTGTTACGTAATAATACGTCTTATAGTCTGGATTTCAGGCTGACAGTATTTAGCTTCCTGCTTTGTATAGCGCGAAGACGTTGGTAACAAAAGGGGTAGGATAGTGAAAGAACCAAGGTATGCGCGGGTTTAGTGTCATTGTCGTATGGAGCCACACCAGAGAAAAGTTGGGTAGAGTCCGTCGCAGACCTTTGTCATATAACGTGTCTTTTCCCCAACGGTCTGACTGCGTTAGTTTTCGCAACAGCTAGAAAGCTGCCTCGTTGCCAAAATCACTTTCAAGggctatatatattttctgagTAAGGGCGTCGGAGTATAGCGAAGGTAGATTAAGGCCTTATTCGGAGGAGTTTCTGCCTGATGTCGAGACGCTTGTCGAGACCGGTTTCCTGTTGTGTGTTGAGAGCCATTTTACCATCTAAATGGTGAGTTTCACGTTTTCTTTTCCCTTAAAAGTGAAATACTGTATTACAATATTAGGAATATGTAGTAGCAATAAATACTACTGTGTACTGACTGTGTGTACTGACTGACACTGGCTTGTTAGGggttgtgctttttacgtgcaaagaaacggacacggaccaaaggtcaacaaaaccaaaaacaatcccagtctgtttaacaaccaccaaaaacccaactgaaaacccacaaacagaaatctctcacttacccacaaatgtataaaatatagcgtttaacgtgacgtgaaaaggacacggacccaaaggctaacagaaccaaaacaataaatctccacaaaccagccccaaaaacccaacaccaaaccacaaacagaaaacccccaacccatattatgtaaggaccacacaaaccccccaccccacacaaacaactaactaactccaaaattcatccggggtacgccgtcccgatagcagacgacaggcttgcgcattacctgcgaaattttcccaatacgggtcttttcaagcccctaacagtattcccccttttcttacgagggagcagagttcttaactcctcgtcaaccttgatcgagtggacctccctgtcaggaacaggaggtccactagcgaccatcgtgtccggtatagcggaagcggctgcgggtagggtggaagggccactcgagtcaatgagatcagtggcctgttttgtctcatcaaaccaatcggaggactccttagccacaactaataaggctgtagtgcagtcctccattggcgagtcagaatctgggccacttaatgtctcttgggccggttgactcggggcccgactagtatcaccgatagcgggcgtagctaccggtgaaccagtacaagcggcatcctgcgccgcgtgccactccgctagtaccatctccgccgttttgtcctgctctgcctcagtgggcaggctggcagtctcggtaagttcgatcaggggagaggtcggacacgaaagggggaacaaagcctccatcggagcgctagtgtcggacactggggcgatgacaggatcatcatgtggtacggtgtcagaggccgggacagggaccgctgcaaccacgcccgtagccactctcgcggcgtatgagcggtctgggcataaacgggcgagatggcccgctttcccacacgagttgcaaacgatatcccctttacactcggccagggtatgcccaacctgtaaacagcggctacaccgcttgttcgggcacaacctggcctcatgcccttccagcccacacctccaacaagtgcgaggctggcccgggtatgcaatgtgggccctgtgcccattagcccacaaggtagaggggatatcggacttgagttcgattctaactcgtctagtcccggtcttgacacctttacattcaaggaattccggctcctcgtagccggtcactttcccaaaaccccccagtgtccgcacaacaacctgttcagacatgtccagagggagatggaggactgtcacccacaccgaactgtcatacggtgtgaccttcagtccctcaactccctccaacacatggacgcctcggacgcgggcagcctccgaggtaaaccgtacatcaaaacaattcataccccggagaggtttacgctgaagcgcgtcaacctctccagggacctttaaaccaacagaacgcaaaactgaaaaatcttgtacggggacgaccttagcctcccccgaaaaactcaacaatacgattttgctgtcacggcgagccgccatgacagctaggggtgtggcaaagccacgcacctatacacaaaccaaaacgaaacaaacccaaaacacacaaacttcactaaaacaaactgtaaactaatgaagggccaacgtaaaaacacaataaatgtgtggtcaacgaaaggtggagagcatccgaaaacacgtccgcactccacgagaactgaactgaactcaCACTAATGAAGATATCCTTGAGGATCTTACTGAATGGGAGAAAAAACTGTGTCAACAGCTTTCTAGAGTC
Proteins encoded in this window:
- the LOC139984857 gene encoding uncharacterized protein isoform X2, producing MQTRSNKNQQQPTAYADFMKKKKDPSGFEVKYVSEAVGYGLFATADFEKGEFLLEYSGVLRHAYQVGEEEDTTFIFFFQSGQDSMCIDATHSTGKGKYCNDDWKKPNAVVKKIIINKQPKLAIFANSEIKKGNEIRYDYGQPDARWRKKKQTNQNKPPEVLRECNTDNEPERAPGESECTTQIVKKQTNQNKPPEVLRECNTDNEPERAPGESECITQIVKVRNGPCYYR
- the LOC139984857 gene encoding uncharacterized protein isoform X1; its protein translation is MQTRSNKNQQQPTAYADFMKKKKDPSGFEVKYVSEAVGYGLFATADFEKGEFLLEYSGVLRHAYQVGEEEDTTFIFFFQSGQDSMCIDATHSTGKGKYCNDDWKKPNAVVKKIIINKQPKLAIFANSEIKKGNEIRYDYGQPDARWRKKKKTNQNKPPEVLRECNTDNEPERAPGESECTTQIVKKQTNQNKPPEVLRECNTDNEPERAPGESECTTQIVKKQTNQNKPPEVLRECNTDNEPERAPGESECITQIVKVRNGPCYYR